GATACGGTTGACCAGTTCGCGGGCAAGTCCCTCCTCTCGGAGTTCATCCGTTATGTTCAGATCCAGCGCCACCGTAAGATTATCCTGGCTGGATACCATCCAGCCAGGGATATCCTCGGTCAGGATCTCGACATCCCCGGCAAGGATCTCCACGTGGGCCCCATCCAGCTGCAGGAATATGCTTCCGGTTTGTTCGAGCTGGCTGATGGCCTTCTGGTCGAACTGATCCAGACTGGCAGCGATCTGTTTCATCAGCTTTCCGTACTTTGGCCCCAGGACCTTAAAATTAGGCTTGATCTTTTTGATCAGGATGTCTGACGTATCAGAAATATATTGAATGTCTTTGACGTTCACCTCCGTCAGGATCAGGTTTTTAACAGCATCGATCTGCTTTCTGAACTGAGAGGTCAGCACAGGGATCATGATTTTGTTCAGGGGCTGGCGCACGCGGATCATGGAGCGTTTGCGAAGCGACAGCACCATGGATGAGATGTTCTGGGCCAGCTCCATCCGCTGTTCCAGGTCCTTGTCGATCAGATCCTGCCGGGCAACCGGGAAATCGGTCAGGTGGACCGAATCCGCTGCCAGTTTACCGGTGACCTGATTCAGGTCCAGGAAGATCTTATCCGTAAAGAAAGGTGCCAGGGGAGCTGCCAGCTGAGCTGTGGTAACCAGGCACGCATAAAGGGTCTGGTATGCGGCAATCTTGTCTTCCGTCATCTCTCCCTTCCAGAATCTGCGGCGGCTGAGCCTCACGTACCAGTTGCTCAGATGGTCCAGCACAAAATCCTGTATGGCTCTGCCTGCTTTGGTGGGCTCATAGTCGTTGTAACATTCGTCCACATACCGCACCAGCGTATTCAGCTCCGAAAGGATCCACCGGTCAATTTCAGGCCGCCTGGCAGCGGGTACCTCTGCCATGGAAAAGTCAAACCCATCGATGTTGGCGTAGAGCGCAAAAAAAGCATAGGTGTTGTAGAAAGTGCCGAAGAATTTCCGTTGGGCTTCCACCATCCCTTCCTCGTCAAATTTGAGGTTGTCCCACGGCTGCGCATTCGTCAGCAGGTACCAGCGCAGCGCATCAGGACCGTATTTTTCAACCATTTCGAACGGATCGGCAGCGTTCCCCAGTTTTTTCGACATCTTATTCCCATTCTTGTCCAGAACGAGGCCGTTAGAAACACAGGTCTTGTAAGACACTGAATTGAAAAGCATGACAGCGATGGCGTGAAGCGTGAAAAACCATCCGCGCGTCTGGTCAACACCTTCGGCAATGAAATCGGCAGGGAAGTACTCTTCCAGCTTCTCAGCAGACTCGAATGGATAATGATACTGGGCATAGGGCATGGCGCCCGAATCAAACCAGACGTCGATCAGGTCGGGTTCGCGGAACATTTTCCTGCCGGCAGGTGACATCAGTATGATCTCATCCACAAAGGGCCGGTGCAGGTCGAAGCTTTGATAATTTTCCTCCGAAACTTCGCCTGGAATATATTTTTCATAGGGATTTGAAGTCATGAATCCTGCTCTGATCGCTTTGTCAACTTCCGTTTTCAGCTGGGCGACCGAACCGATGCAGATCGTTTCTTTACCATCTTCGGTCATCCAGATCGGAAGAGGGGTGCCCCAGAAGCGTGAACGTGAAAGGTTCCAGTCAACGAGGTTTTCAAGCCAGTTGCCAAATCGTCCCTCGCCGGTTGCTTTCGGTTTCCAGTTGATCGTATTGTTCAGGGCGATCATTTCTTCACGGTAGGCTGTCGAGCGGATGAACCACGCATCGAGCGGATAATACAGAATGGGTTTGTCCGTACGCCAGCAATGAGGGTACGAGTGGACGTATTTCTCTGTTTTAAAGGCTTTGTTCTCCCTTTTCAGTTTGACAATGATATCCACGTCCACACTATCCTGGTATTCCGGTTTTTCGGGATCATAGTCCGGGTAATATTCATTTTTCACAAACCTTCCGGCGAATTCTCCCATGGTTTCGACAAATTTTCCCTGTTTGTCGACCAGGGTAAGGGAGCCTATCCCGTTTTCCTTGCCTGCCTTAAAGTCGTCGGCTCCAAAGCTGGGCGCAATGTGAACGATCCCCGTACCATCCTCGGTGGTCACAAAGTTGCCCGGGATCACCCTGAATGCGTCGCCATCTATCGGCTGTGCATAGGGAAGCAGCTGTTCATATCGGATGCCGACCAGGTCAGTTCCCTTGCACTTTCCGGCGACTTCAAAGGGTATGTTTTTCTGTCCCGGCTCATATTCATTTATATTCAGGCCTGCATTTTTTTCAGGGAAGAAATTGACGAACAGATCCCTGGCAAGGATGACAGCAATGGGCCGGTAAGTGTACGGATTGAAGGTGTTGACGATCAGGTACTCAATCGCAGGGCCGACAGCCAGCGCGGTATTGGAGGGAAGCGTCCAGGCCGTGGTGGTCCAGGCCAGGATGAACACTTCTCCGTGCACCCCGGGATACAGGAAATCCGATTTCTGATCACGGATCACCTTGAACTGAGCAGTGACCGTATTGTCTTTTACGTCGCGGTAGGATCCGGGCTGATTGAGCTCGTGGTTGCTGATGCCGGTTCCGGCAGCGGGTGAATAGGGCTGGATGGAATAACCCTTGTAAAGCAATCCTTTCTCAAAGAGCCGTGCAAGAAGATGCCAGACCGTTTCGATATACTTATTTTCAAACGTGATGTAGGGATCATCCAGGTCGACCCAGTAACCGATCTTCAGGGTGATGTCGTCCCAGTGATGCTTGTAACGCATCACCTCCCGGCGGCAGGCCTTGTTGAATTCATCCACTGAGATTTTGTTGCCGATATCTTCCTTGGTGATGCCGAGGGTTTTTTCCACTGCAATTTCGATGGGAAGCCCGTGGGTGTCCCAGCCGGCTTTGCGCTTCACATAGAAGCCCTTCATGGTTTTGTACCGGCAGAAAATATCCTTGATAGCGCGGGCCATCACGTGGTGGATACCCGGGATACCGTTGGCAGAAGGAGGTCCTTCATAAAAGATGAATGGTTCATGGTGCTTCCGCTGATCCATGCTCTTGTGAAAAATGCCATGTTCCTGCCAGTATTCCCGGATCTCTTTCCCGATTTCAGGAAGATTTAACTGTTTGTATTCCCTGTATTTTTCCTTCATCCGCCAGCGGATTTTGGTCATTGCCTTTAAAAAGTCTGCAAAATTAATAAAAATATGATAACCAGCGGAAAATGTGAAAGAAATGGAGGAGAGGGAGCCGCAAGCTTCAAGCCTGGTGGTGGGTCCTCAGGTTCTCGGGTCTTCGGGTTCTCGGGTCTTCGGGTTCTCGGGTCTTCGGGTTCTCAGGTCTTCGGGTTCTCAGGTCTTCAGGTTCTGCGTCCGGCAGGTTGGATCCTGGAGGTTGGAATTTGTTTGGAATTTGGTGCCTGGGATTTGGAATTTTATCCTGTCGCCTGCTTATCTTTGTCCTATCACTGCTTAAAAAATGTCTTCCGTCAAGCACTATACGATCCCGATCTTCATCCCCCAGCTCGGCTGTCCGCATCAGTGCGTGTTCTGCAATCAGCGGAAGATCTCGGGTGCCCTGCGCGTTCCGGATGCCGCGGAGGTGGAGGTCATCATTCAAAAGCACCTGGACACCATTCCCCGCGAAAATACCCATATCGAGATTGGCTTCTTCGGAGGCAGTTTCACCTGCATTACTCCTTCGCTACAGAAGCATTATTTATCCATTGTCTCCCCCTACCTGCCTTCCGCCTCCCCGCCTCCCTGCCGACCTGTTGACCTGCCGACCCAAAGACCCGCCTCCCGCTTCCTGCTTCCAGCCGCGCAGGGAATCCGCGTTTCCACCCGCCCTGACTGTATCGACGAGGAACGGCTGTACCTGCTGAAGGAATACGGTGTGACCACCATCGAGCTCGGTGCACAATCCATGGATGATGACGTATTGCGGCAATCGGGCCGCGGGCACACAGCAAGGGATACAGAACGGGCCTCGGTGCTGATCCTGAGCCAGGGTTTTAAGCTGGGACTGCAGATGATGATCGGACTGCCCGGCGATACGCTGGACAGATCACTGCATACAGCCCGGCGGATCGTTGAACTGGGAGCCGACAATACACGGATCTATCCGACCCTGGTCATTAAAAACACGCCCCTGGCTCAACTGTACCGGAAAGGGGAATATGCTCCGTTATCCCTGGAGGAAGCGGTGCGCTGGTCGGCAGCAATATGCGGGATATTTGAGAATGCGGGTGTAACAATCATACGCATGGGCCTTCACCCCTCCGAAGGATTGGTCTCCGGGAAAGAACTCCTGGCCGGACCATTCCATCCTTCCTTTCGGGAACTGGTGGAAACTGCGCTGTGGAAAGAGAAACTCAGGGAAGTATTCCTGTGTGAGTCAGGGAAATCCATTCAAATTCAGGTTGCTCCTGACCAGTTGAATGTTGCGATCGGTTATGGGGCAAGCAATAGGAAAATGCTCCTCGAAAGGTTCAGAAGCGTCACATTTGTTAATAATGTATCACTGACAGGAAGGAACTTTTATGTTCATTATTCTGGATGACAAAGTTCCTGAAAAGGCAAAGAAGAGCCTGGAGATCCACGGGGAAGTGATCGGATTCACAACTTCGGGGATTACCTATGAGGCCATTTCAGGCCATCCGGATATTTTTTTCTGCCTGACCGGCCGTGAATGGATCGTTGCGCCCAATCTACCCCTGGAATATCAGGATCTCCTGGTCAGGGAAAAGGTAATCTTTCAAACGGGTATGTGGCCTGTTGGAAGCCAGTATCCGGATACAGCCCGTTACTGTGCGGTTTTCTCTGACGATATGCTTATCCACAACCTGGACCTGAGCGATCCGATCATCCTTGAGCATGCGCAACAACAAAACAAAATTCACGTGAACCAGGGTTACTGCCGTTGCAATCTTATCTCCCTGACACCCAATGGATATATCACCTCCGATGCAGGGATACACAGGATTCTCAGCCGGCAGGGATTCCATTCGCTGTACATTGACCCGTCTCCCATACTCCTCCCGGGATTGCCGCATGGCTTTATCGGAGGCACCTGCGGCGTATACCTGAGCCAGGTGTTTTTCATCGGAAGCCTCCGCTTTCATCCGCAGGGTGACAGCATCAGGAAGTTCATTCGACATCTTCATTATGACATCATTGAGCTTTATGAGGGGCCGCTGTTCGACGGAGGCGGGGTGATGTTTATTGAATAGCCATTACAGATTATCTGGGTAATCGTTAATGGTTATTCAGGGAGAATTTCCAGGCGCAGTACCATTCTTCCGGATGTGCATCCGGGGGGCAGCCGATGCACTCAGTCCGGATCCGCGGATCGATGGCACTGGCGAATGTGGTATACTCCACCAGCCCGCCGGATTTGCAGGGATAATCATCCAACCCTTTTCGCTTCCGGGCCGACTGCACGCGGCAGTCATTCATCCGAAAAACGAAGCTTCCGGGTGTTTCCTCCGCGAAGCTCTGGGTATTGATGGTGGCATACAGCCGGAAGTTCAGCGCCTGTTTCAGCCCTTCAAGTCCCGGATTGTCGGGCAGGTTCAGGAATTTTTTTACCGACCACGCCTCCACAGGCGAAAACTGCCCCCAGCAGGCATCATTGCAACGTTTTGCATCCTTCATGCCGTGCACAAACTCCACGGCCTGGAACCACACCCCGTCGTTGGCAAGCCAGTTGACCGCCAGGCCTTCTTTCAATGCATGCAGTTCTTCATCGCTCAGGTTCATCATCGGACCGGGAAGGTTGCCGGTAAATTCGAATCCAAGGACTTTGGCCAAACGCTTCACCTGAATCTCATACGTCCGGTCGTAGACCGTTTTCAGTACCTTCAGGGCCTCCTCCCTGCCAAATCGTTCCTGTACCTGGCCATACCACAGCACGTGGTGCATCACGGTACGGTGAATGAAGTCGATGACCAGGCGAATGGTGTCACCGTGGGAAAGGGTGGATTGGTCTGGAATTGAATGGTTCATAGTGGCATGTTGTTATTCATTGTCATTTACTCGGCGCTTCGCGCCTGGCGTTATTCATTGCCATTCATTGTCATAGATCAGCGCTTCGCGCCTCGTGTTATTCATTGCCATTCATTGTCCTTTATTGTTATTACGACTATAAATGACTATGAATGACTATGTATGACCATGAATGACTCCCCTCACATCCTCTCCCGTACTTCCTTATTCATCAGAATATTCGCCAGTATCTTCGGTGAAACCTCTAATCCCAGCACCTTCAGCTTATCGATGAGGTTCTGCCGGATCACCTCATCGTCCTCGTTGGATTGAAGGATCGCTTTGATCTCCCGGAATTGCGAAGCAGCAAGGACTTCCTCAAATGCCTGCGATATGGGTTCCGTATCCTGGCTGCCCGATATACGCACTTCTGAGGCAGGCAGGCCAAGTGTTTCCAGTTCAAGGATGGCTGTCTCGAGGATCTGACGACCGAGCTTTTTACAGGTCTGCAGATACGGGATCCCGGAGGTGTCACGCATCGACCAGCTGCTGTAATCGTATTCGATTTTTTCGATCTGGCGCAGCTTCTGGGAATTCTCCCCGAAGATCCGGGCCAGGATGATCAAGGCAGAGCTTTTCCAACCCTCCAGGTTGAAATTTTTATCATCCAGTTTTTCGATCAGTTTTTTCAGGAGGTGAACTTCTTTTTCCATACAAGACTTTTCCTTTAAATCATCACCAAATATAATCGGATTCTTCCACTTTTCATGAGTTGGAATTTGAATTTTGTGATCTGTCTGGAATTTGGATCCTGGAATTTGGGATTTACATCCTGTTATCCTCTACCTTTGTATCATTATGATCCGCCCCGACATCATCCGTGATATCATCGAAGCTGCCCGCATTGAAGAGGTGGTGGCTGATTTTGTTACCCTGCGCAAACGGGGGTCCAACCTGGTTGGCCTCTGTCCGTTCCATA
Above is a genomic segment from Bacteroidales bacterium containing:
- a CDS encoding DUF6125 family protein gives rise to the protein MNHSIPDQSTLSHGDTIRLVIDFIHRTVMHHVLWYGQVQERFGREEALKVLKTVYDRTYEIQVKRLAKVLGFEFTGNLPGPMMNLSDEELHALKEGLAVNWLANDGVWFQAVEFVHGMKDAKRCNDACWGQFSPVEAWSVKKFLNLPDNPGLEGLKQALNFRLYATINTQSFAEETPGSFVFRMNDCRVQSARKRKGLDDYPCKSGGLVEYTTFASAIDPRIRTECIGCPPDAHPEEWYCAWKFSLNNH
- the ileS gene encoding isoleucine--tRNA ligase, translated to MKEKYREYKQLNLPEIGKEIREYWQEHGIFHKSMDQRKHHEPFIFYEGPPSANGIPGIHHVMARAIKDIFCRYKTMKGFYVKRKAGWDTHGLPIEIAVEKTLGITKEDIGNKISVDEFNKACRREVMRYKHHWDDITLKIGYWVDLDDPYITFENKYIETVWHLLARLFEKGLLYKGYSIQPYSPAAGTGISNHELNQPGSYRDVKDNTVTAQFKVIRDQKSDFLYPGVHGEVFILAWTTTAWTLPSNTALAVGPAIEYLIVNTFNPYTYRPIAVILARDLFVNFFPEKNAGLNINEYEPGQKNIPFEVAGKCKGTDLVGIRYEQLLPYAQPIDGDAFRVIPGNFVTTEDGTGIVHIAPSFGADDFKAGKENGIGSLTLVDKQGKFVETMGEFAGRFVKNEYYPDYDPEKPEYQDSVDVDIIVKLKRENKAFKTEKYVHSYPHCWRTDKPILYYPLDAWFIRSTAYREEMIALNNTINWKPKATGEGRFGNWLENLVDWNLSRSRFWGTPLPIWMTEDGKETICIGSVAQLKTEVDKAIRAGFMTSNPYEKYIPGEVSEENYQSFDLHRPFVDEIILMSPAGRKMFREPDLIDVWFDSGAMPYAQYHYPFESAEKLEEYFPADFIAEGVDQTRGWFFTLHAIAVMLFNSVSYKTCVSNGLVLDKNGNKMSKKLGNAADPFEMVEKYGPDALRWYLLTNAQPWDNLKFDEEGMVEAQRKFFGTFYNTYAFFALYANIDGFDFSMAEVPAARRPEIDRWILSELNTLVRYVDECYNDYEPTKAGRAIQDFVLDHLSNWYVRLSRRRFWKGEMTEDKIAAYQTLYACLVTTAQLAAPLAPFFTDKIFLDLNQVTGKLAADSVHLTDFPVARQDLIDKDLEQRMELAQNISSMVLSLRKRSMIRVRQPLNKIMIPVLTSQFRKQIDAVKNLILTEVNVKDIQYISDTSDILIKKIKPNFKVLGPKYGKLMKQIAASLDQFDQKAISQLEQTGSIFLQLDGAHVEILAGDVEILTEDIPGWMVSSQDNLTVALDLNITDELREEGLARELVNRIQNLRKERDLEVTDKIRVEVEKKPVLETAIQHNYHYICSETLALSLHMPDRIVADSKQRVEITEDIQVDICIEKAG
- a CDS encoding radical SAM protein — encoded protein: MSSVKHYTIPIFIPQLGCPHQCVFCNQRKISGALRVPDAAEVEVIIQKHLDTIPRENTHIEIGFFGGSFTCITPSLQKHYLSIVSPYLPSASPPPCRPVDLPTQRPASRFLLPAAQGIRVSTRPDCIDEERLYLLKEYGVTTIELGAQSMDDDVLRQSGRGHTARDTERASVLILSQGFKLGLQMMIGLPGDTLDRSLHTARRIVELGADNTRIYPTLVIKNTPLAQLYRKGEYAPLSLEEAVRWSAAICGIFENAGVTIIRMGLHPSEGLVSGKELLAGPFHPSFRELVETALWKEKLREVFLCESGKSIQIQVAPDQLNVAIGYGASNRKMLLERFRSVTFVNNVSLTGRNFYVHYSG